Proteins co-encoded in one Bacteroidales bacterium genomic window:
- a CDS encoding ABC transporter ATP-binding protein/permease — MTNFKRILRYLGFYKLNIVLVFVFTILSVIFSLCSFAFFIPVFEILFKTKTIETASPAPINFNNIFNIQALKDNFYYYSNSMIDNVGSQKALLYIVLIIILLFFLKNLFRYLESFFTAPVRNGVVQRMRNELYNKMLILPLSFYSERKKGDIITRLTSDIQEIEVSVMGSLVMLVREPVTLILYVTTLLILSPKMTLFSFILLPVSGFIIGKISRSLKRTANTGQIHLGNLISSIEESIDGLRVIKAFNAIDHAQTSFEKENQKYTKLMNKIYRIRNLATPLSEFLGVCVVVLAIWFGGKLILSGGSLSAPVLIVYIAIFSQLLPPIKNITQSYYDIKKGAASLDRIDAILRAEEVITEKPDAISKLSFDNNIQFIDVSFKYEEAYILKHISFTIEKGKKIAIVGPSGAGKTSIINLIPRFYDCTSGVICVDNIPIPDLNIDNLRNLFGLVNQDTILFNDTVAGNIAFGIDNYNINDIIRAAKIANAHDFIMELPNGYDTIIGDRGTKLSGGQRQRISIARALLKNPPILLLDEATSSLDTESEKAVQEALELLMQSRTSIIVAHRLSTITNCDRIIVLDKGEIAEEGTHAELYALNGLYKKLCDMQTI, encoded by the coding sequence ATGACAAATTTTAAGAGAATCTTACGCTATTTAGGGTTTTACAAATTAAACATAGTTCTAGTTTTCGTTTTTACAATATTATCCGTAATCTTTTCCTTATGTTCTTTTGCTTTTTTCATCCCCGTTTTTGAAATTTTATTTAAAACGAAAACAATAGAGACGGCATCACCTGCCCCAATTAATTTTAATAATATTTTTAATATTCAGGCACTGAAAGATAATTTTTATTATTACTCAAATTCAATGATTGATAATGTAGGCTCACAAAAAGCGCTTCTATATATTGTACTTATTATTATACTATTATTCTTTCTGAAAAATCTTTTCAGATATTTAGAATCGTTTTTTACTGCTCCTGTAAGAAACGGCGTTGTTCAAAGGATGCGAAACGAGTTATATAATAAAATGTTAATACTGCCATTATCATTTTATTCTGAAAGGAAAAAAGGCGATATTATAACACGACTTACCTCAGATATTCAAGAAATAGAAGTTTCGGTCATGGGTTCATTGGTTATGTTGGTCAGAGAACCTGTAACATTGATACTATATGTTACCACACTTCTTATACTTAGTCCGAAAATGACACTGTTTTCTTTTATTCTTTTACCGGTAAGCGGATTTATAATCGGGAAAATTAGTCGTTCACTTAAAAGAACAGCTAACACCGGACAAATTCATTTAGGAAATTTAATTTCATCTATTGAGGAAAGCATCGACGGACTAAGAGTCATTAAGGCTTTCAACGCAATTGATCATGCACAAACCAGCTTTGAAAAGGAAAACCAGAAATATACTAAATTGATGAATAAGATTTACAGAATTAGAAATCTTGCTACCCCATTAAGTGAATTTCTTGGTGTATGTGTTGTTGTTTTAGCAATTTGGTTCGGAGGAAAACTTATTCTATCCGGCGGCTCACTTTCCGCACCAGTATTAATTGTATATATTGCAATTTTTTCGCAACTTTTGCCTCCGATAAAAAATATTACTCAATCATATTATGACATAAAAAAAGGGGCGGCTTCACTTGATCGTATTGATGCTATTTTAAGAGCAGAAGAAGTTATTACCGAAAAACCGGATGCAATTTCAAAATTAAGTTTCGATAACAATATTCAATTTATTGATGTTTCTTTTAAATATGAAGAGGCTTATATTTTAAAACATATTTCCTTCACTATTGAAAAAGGTAAAAAAATTGCTATTGTGGGCCCGTCAGGTGCAGGAAAAACATCTATCATCAATTTGATTCCCCGTTTTTACGACTGCACTTCCGGTGTAATTTGTGTTGATAATATTCCTATTCCCGATTTAAATATTGATAATTTGAGGAATTTATTCGGATTAGTAAATCAGGATACAATATTGTTTAATGATACCGTTGCGGGAAATATAGCTTTTGGTATCGACAATTATAATATTAATGATATTATCAGGGCTGCGAAAATTGCTAATGCTCACGATTTTATCATGGAACTACCTAATGGTTATGATACGATTATCGGCGATCGCGGCACTAAGCTTTCCGGAGGACAAAGACAAAGGATCAGTATTGCACGGGCTTTACTGAAAAATCCGCCTATACTATTACTCGACGAAGCCACTTCATCTCTTGACACAGAATCGGAAAAAGCGGTCCAAGAAGCATTGGAGTTGCTTATGCAATCACGAACATCAATCATTGTTGCACACAGACTTTCAACCATAACTAATTGCGATAGAATCATTGTTCTTGATAAAGGAGAAATTGCAGAAGAAGGCACACATGCAGAATTATATGCACTTAACGGATTATACAAAAAGTTGTGTGATATGCAGACGATATAA
- a CDS encoding 1-acyl-sn-glycerol-3-phosphate acyltransferase: MEEYINIKNIVESKAPEKAKKIPNFIFKLINRILCVKQINAFLNKHGHEYGIEFVDSVLFDLSQATIKTTGLENIPENGKLVFASNHPLGGLDGLAFIHVVYKKRPNITFPVNDFLTFIPNFNEFFIPVNKVGSNSREAIKFIQEAFESDRTILMFPAGLCSRKIKRKIVDLEWKKTFVKQAVATQRDIVPVFINGKNSNLFYNTANLRKFFKIKFNIEMMLLPSEMFKQKGKTIELIIGKPIPWQTFDKSKSDNEWASLLREHVYELQKNNNAIFMDNVNKIDKLNKK; this comes from the coding sequence ATGGAAGAATATATTAATATCAAAAATATTGTTGAATCTAAAGCTCCTGAAAAAGCTAAGAAAATCCCGAATTTCATATTCAAATTGATAAACAGGATTCTGTGCGTAAAGCAGATTAATGCTTTTCTCAACAAACACGGTCATGAGTATGGGATTGAATTTGTGGATAGTGTGCTTTTCGATCTTTCGCAAGCAACAATAAAGACTACAGGATTAGAAAATATTCCTGAAAACGGCAAACTTGTTTTTGCATCAAATCATCCGCTTGGTGGTTTAGACGGATTGGCTTTTATACATGTTGTCTATAAAAAACGACCAAATATTACCTTTCCCGTCAATGACTTTCTTACTTTCATTCCTAATTTCAATGAATTTTTTATTCCTGTTAACAAAGTCGGTTCGAATTCGCGAGAAGCAATAAAATTTATACAGGAAGCTTTCGAATCGGATAGAACTATATTGATGTTTCCGGCAGGATTATGTTCTAGAAAAATTAAGAGAAAGATTGTTGACCTTGAATGGAAAAAGACATTTGTAAAACAAGCAGTTGCTACTCAAAGAGATATTGTTCCCGTTTTTATTAACGGAAAAAACTCCAACTTGTTCTATAATACGGCTAATCTTAGAAAGTTTTTCAAAATCAAGTTCAATATTGAAATGATGTTACTACCAAGCGAAATGTTTAAACAAAAAGGAAAAACTATTGAATTAATAATCGGGAAACCGATTCCATGGCAAACATTCGACAAATCTAAATCGGATAACGAATGGGCGAGTTTGTTGAGAGAACACGTATATGAACTTCAAAAAAATAATAATGCGATTTTTATGGACAATGTTAATAAAATAGATAAATTGAATAAAAAATGA
- a CDS encoding GNAT family N-acetyltransferase has product MKQIIEAYDKEIIKNELEKVRLFKTSPYGNHEIYIFTNEKSPILMREIGRLREITFRHAGGGTGESVDIDEYDTGENQFTQLIVCNPQTKEIMGGYRYLTGDKIKIENNKLLTPTGKLFECTAKFHKEITPYMIELGRSFVIPEYQASGEIKKGIFVLENLWMGLGSIVFENEFLKYTFGKFTMYPEYNAFARDILLNFLERYFPGDENLCKPRIPVKLKYSIEELNKPFVWNNYEEDYKTLIRVLKENGEIIPPLVNSYMNLSHSMKVFGTAINDHFGNVEETGILIPIDEIVPAKLERYGLRRRIT; this is encoded by the coding sequence ATGAAACAAATTATTGAAGCTTACGATAAAGAAATTATCAAAAATGAATTAGAAAAAGTAAGATTGTTTAAAACTTCACCCTACGGCAATCATGAAATATATATTTTTACTAATGAAAAATCCCCGATTCTTATGCGGGAAATCGGCAGATTGCGCGAAATAACATTCAGGCACGCCGGCGGCGGAACAGGAGAAAGCGTTGATATAGACGAATATGACACCGGGGAAAATCAATTTACACAACTAATTGTATGTAATCCGCAAACAAAAGAAATTATGGGCGGTTACAGATATTTAACCGGCGATAAAATTAAAATCGAAAATAACAAACTTCTCACTCCTACCGGTAAACTTTTTGAATGTACTGCCAAATTTCACAAGGAAATTACACCGTATATGATAGAATTAGGCAGATCTTTCGTTATTCCGGAGTATCAGGCAAGCGGCGAAATAAAAAAGGGTATTTTCGTACTGGAAAATCTTTGGATGGGACTTGGCTCTATAGTTTTTGAAAATGAATTCCTTAAATATACTTTCGGAAAATTTACAATGTATCCCGAATACAATGCTTTCGCCCGAGATATACTTTTAAATTTTCTTGAAAGATATTTTCCCGGAGATGAAAATCTCTGTAAACCGAGAATTCCGGTTAAACTAAAATATTCAATTGAAGAATTAAATAAACCTTTCGTTTGGAATAATTACGAGGAAGATTACAAAACTCTAATTAGAGTTCTTAAAGAAAACGGAGAAATAATTCCTCCTCTTGTAAATTCTTATATGAACTTATCACATTCCATGAAAGTTTTCGGCACAGCTATAAACGACCATTTCGGGAATGTTGAAGAAACAGGAATCTTAATTCCTATTGATGAAATTGTTCCGGCAAAATTGGAACGTTACGGACTCCGAAGAAGAATAACATAG
- the yihA gene encoding ribosome biogenesis GTP-binding protein YihA/YsxC translates to MTIKTAEFVISSTNISQSPNNLPEVAFIGRSNVGKSSLINMLVNKKNLCKTSSTPGKTKLINHFIINSSIYFVDLPGYGFAKVSKKEREKLEMMISSFIINDKNLKKLYILVDSRHEPMNIDLVFIENVYDINIDFALVLTKCDKISVPKQKKHIELFKNKITEFAPELDFDIITTSSNGLGKEELLENIFNATEK, encoded by the coding sequence ATGACAATAAAAACAGCAGAATTCGTAATCAGTTCAACAAACATCTCCCAGAGTCCCAACAACTTACCGGAAGTGGCTTTTATAGGCAGGTCTAATGTGGGGAAATCCTCTCTTATTAACATGCTCGTTAACAAGAAAAACCTTTGCAAAACCTCATCAACGCCGGGAAAAACAAAATTGATAAATCATTTTATTATCAATAGCTCAATTTATTTTGTAGATCTTCCCGGTTACGGTTTCGCAAAAGTCAGCAAGAAAGAAAGAGAAAAATTGGAAATGATGATCTCATCTTTTATCATCAATGATAAAAATCTTAAAAAACTCTACATTCTTGTTGATTCAAGGCACGAACCAATGAATATCGACCTTGTTTTTATTGAGAATGTTTATGATATAAATATTGATTTTGCACTCGTACTTACAAAATGTGACAAGATTTCGGTACCAAAACAAAAAAAACATATTGAATTGTTCAAAAATAAAATCACAGAATTTGCGCCCGAACTCGATTTTGATATAATTACAACTTCTTCTAACGGTCTCGGAAAAGAAGAATTATTGGAAAATATTTTTAATGCAACAGAAAAGTAG
- a CDS encoding BatA domain-containing protein has protein sequence MKFYNPQFLWLLLALIIPVIIHFFRFRKFKTEYFTNVELLKKINIEKRRISNLRRLIILCLRLLAITCLVFVFAKPYIPKTYQSEANKSNIINIYIDNSASMEEQESISLLDNAKKKAKQIVMMYGTNNLYKIYSNNSPLNPPLLNKDDAIVAIDNIKISFITRNLSSIVAAFNFESSNEKEKNICYYISDFQITSSDFENLKVDNQTIFFIPVESKFANNLYIKNVIFSNPASVISNLHQIDVIIETKSDLGFEKVPVSLFIEDKLISSTIVDVSANSSITLPIAFPDNIAGIKSAYVQIEDNSVTFDNIFYFTYKLRNEISVLNIYDGTPNRYIRTLFSSDSIFNFRLTDRKFIKYDELSFYDLVILDGLAEIPDGLTQELFRNIELGKSIMLIPNNDFLDLESYNAFLDKFSFGRINPLINTNDRNTNISFESGFFTDVFYDIESLSNKNLELPVINLYFPIDKEENVVPLIKLSANNSNIFSYKKFDNATLYVFAVPFDKDYTDIHINALFVPIMYKAAFTVSGASISSYSQNEKVIRLNPSIKSVDNLKLICRSDSTFASYVFEAINNNTLLRFKDDLEAPASNYIVNQNNISVDGFSINNSREESVFKFYDQSTIKELLSQYKLENCTVLSASDNIFEKDLAAIINASNLWKLFLLVCILLIITEMILLRLWE, from the coding sequence ATGAAATTCTATAATCCTCAATTTCTTTGGCTGCTTTTAGCTCTGATAATTCCGGTTATCATTCATTTTTTCCGTTTCAGAAAATTTAAAACGGAATATTTTACCAATGTCGAATTACTGAAAAAGATTAATATTGAAAAAAGAAGGATATCTAATTTAAGACGATTGATAATCCTTTGTCTGAGACTACTCGCCATAACTTGCCTTGTTTTCGTTTTTGCAAAACCTTACATTCCTAAAACATATCAAAGCGAGGCGAATAAGTCTAATATCATTAATATTTACATTGATAATTCGGCAAGTATGGAAGAACAGGAATCTATTTCCTTGCTTGATAATGCTAAAAAGAAAGCGAAACAAATTGTTATGATGTACGGAACAAATAATTTATATAAAATTTATTCCAATAATTCGCCTTTAAATCCGCCATTACTCAATAAAGATGACGCGATAGTAGCAATCGACAATATCAAAATATCATTTATAACCAGAAACTTATCATCAATAGTTGCCGCATTTAATTTTGAAAGCAGTAACGAAAAAGAAAAAAACATCTGTTATTATATTTCCGATTTCCAGATTACAAGTTCCGATTTTGAAAACCTGAAAGTTGATAATCAAACTATTTTCTTCATTCCCGTAGAAAGTAAATTTGCCAACAACTTATATATTAAAAACGTAATATTTTCAAATCCCGCATCAGTAATTTCAAACTTGCATCAAATCGATGTTATTATTGAAACCAAATCGGATCTCGGTTTTGAAAAAGTTCCTGTCAGCCTTTTCATTGAAGACAAGCTCATTTCATCCACAATTGTTGATGTTTCTGCAAATTCGTCGATTACGCTTCCGATAGCATTTCCCGACAATATTGCGGGAATTAAGAGCGCTTACGTGCAAATCGAAGATAATTCCGTTACTTTCGACAATATCTTTTACTTTACTTACAAATTGAGAAATGAAATCTCGGTACTGAATATTTACGACGGCACACCAAACAGATATATCCGTACTTTGTTTTCAAGCGACAGCATTTTTAACTTCCGCCTAACCGACAGAAAGTTTATTAAATACGACGAATTGTCATTCTATGATCTCGTAATATTAGACGGTTTAGCGGAAATTCCCGACGGCTTGACTCAAGAATTATTCAGAAACATTGAACTTGGAAAAAGTATAATGTTAATTCCGAATAATGACTTTTTAGATTTAGAAAGTTATAATGCTTTTCTTGATAAATTTTCATTTGGAAGAATAAATCCTTTGATAAATACAAACGACAGAAATACAAACATTTCTTTTGAATCCGGATTCTTCACCGATGTTTTTTACGATATAGAATCTCTGTCGAATAAAAACCTGGAACTGCCTGTAATCAATTTGTATTTCCCGATTGACAAAGAGGAAAATGTTGTTCCGTTAATCAAACTTTCGGCAAATAATTCCAACATCTTCTCTTATAAGAAATTCGACAATGCAACTCTTTACGTTTTCGCTGTTCCTTTCGACAAAGATTATACGGATATTCATATAAATGCGCTTTTCGTGCCTATAATGTACAAAGCCGCCTTCACTGTATCTGGAGCAAGCATATCAAGTTATTCTCAGAACGAAAAAGTCATCAGACTAAATCCTTCAATAAAATCCGTAGATAATTTAAAATTGATTTGCAGAAGCGACTCGACATTCGCTTCTTATGTCTTTGAAGCTATCAATAATAACACTTTATTAAGATTTAAGGACGATTTAGAAGCTCCCGCAAGCAATTACATTGTTAACCAAAACAACATTTCTGTCGACGGATTTTCAATTAATAACAGTCGTGAGGAATCAGTTTTCAAATTTTACGATCAAAGCACAATCAAAGAGCTTTTATCACAATATAAACTCGAAAACTGCACTGTATTAAGTGCTTCCGATAATATATTCGAGAAAGACCTGGCGGCAATAATAAACGCGAGCAATTTATGGAAACTCTTTTTATTAGTTTGCATTTTGTTAATAATTACCGAAATGATACTATTGCGTTTATGGGAGTAA
- a CDS encoding DNA gyrase/topoisomerase IV subunit A codes for MTEDLHLDNEQKNEKTHKHTTLQVSEMYENWFLDYATYVILERAIPEVIDGLKPVQRRILHTMDEMDDGRYNKVANIIGQTMKYHPHGDASIGDALVQLGQRELLIDTQGNWGNTITGDSAAAPRYIEARLTPFAKEIAFNHKTTEWTPSYDGRNNEPVKLPVKFPLLLAQGIEGIAVGLACKILPHNFNELIDASLAYLKGEEFELYPDFPNGGKADFSKYNEGLRGGKVISRAKLSKIDNKTIAITEIPFGRTTETVINSIIAANDKGKIKIKKIDDNTAEKAEIIVQLATGVSPDKTIDALYAFTDCQISISPNSCVIYNKKPVFMGVTDILKISTDNTVELLRKELEIKQAELMEQLLYASLERIFIENKIYRKIEECKTWESVIETIDKGLEPYKAQFYREITQDDIIWLTELKIKKISKYDISKVEERIKNMQEALKETQKNLATIIPYTIKYFEKIKEKYGKGKDRRTEIENIDSIDAVKVVATSCKLYIDIEEGFAGTGLKKAEYVCDCSDIDDIIYIRKDGTYQVSKVSDKFFVGKDVIYVNVFRKNDNRTIYNCVYQDGPNGAYFVKRFPITGITRDKEYYITNGKSNSKIIYLNVRPNGEAETIKVTLRPKPKLRNLNFEYDFKDLAIKGKNSKGNILTKHSVKKIQIKDEGVSTLEALKVWFDDSVKRLNTDGRGNFIGGFEGDDKIMCAFADGTFRIINFDITNHFDDIPIYIEKHHPLRIYSVIYYSGEKRKTYVKRFQLENIEVFGSLLDGHPDSRLLNFFYEDHPRIALVYPENKKVPHYYEMVELDTFIEPKGYTAKGKRLTDKDFEEILILKPYYPDRTIFNEDIIAGNQEDNIEDETSENTENTDNDDNLKNNTDINNSSDNNGDNLPPLVAPEGLEEDDDVQLSLF; via the coding sequence ATGACAGAAGATTTGCATTTGGACAACGAGCAAAAGAACGAGAAAACTCACAAACATACGACTTTACAAGTTTCCGAGATGTATGAAAATTGGTTTCTCGACTATGCTACTTACGTTATTTTAGAGCGTGCAATTCCTGAAGTCATTGACGGTTTAAAGCCTGTGCAACGGAGAATTCTCCATACAATGGATGAAATGGACGACGGCAGATACAACAAAGTTGCAAATATTATCGGGCAAACCATGAAATACCATCCGCATGGCGATGCTTCCATCGGCGACGCACTTGTACAATTGGGACAAAGAGAGTTGTTAATAGACACTCAGGGCAACTGGGGAAATACTATTACCGGCGACAGCGCCGCCGCGCCGCGTTATATTGAAGCCCGACTGACTCCTTTTGCAAAGGAAATTGCGTTTAACCACAAAACAACCGAATGGACACCTTCTTACGACGGCAGAAATAATGAGCCGGTAAAATTGCCGGTAAAATTTCCTTTATTGCTCGCACAGGGAATTGAAGGTATAGCTGTTGGATTGGCTTGCAAAATTTTACCGCACAATTTCAATGAACTGATCGACGCTTCGCTGGCATATCTAAAAGGCGAAGAGTTCGAACTGTATCCCGATTTTCCGAATGGCGGAAAAGCTGATTTCTCCAAATATAACGAGGGACTTCGCGGCGGAAAAGTGATTTCAAGAGCAAAATTATCGAAAATAGATAACAAAACAATTGCAATTACCGAAATTCCTTTCGGCAGAACTACAGAAACAGTTATCAATTCTATCATTGCTGCAAACGATAAAGGTAAAATCAAAATAAAAAAAATAGACGATAATACGGCGGAAAAAGCTGAGATCATTGTTCAACTTGCAACCGGCGTAAGTCCGGATAAAACAATCGACGCTCTGTATGCTTTCACCGACTGCCAGATTTCTATTTCTCCAAATTCTTGTGTGATTTACAACAAGAAACCGGTTTTTATGGGTGTTACCGATATTCTTAAAATTTCTACGGATAACACTGTTGAACTATTAAGAAAAGAACTTGAAATAAAGCAGGCAGAATTGATGGAGCAGTTGCTGTATGCTTCTTTGGAAAGAATTTTTATTGAAAACAAAATATATAGAAAGATCGAAGAATGTAAAACTTGGGAATCGGTAATTGAAACAATCGACAAAGGATTGGAACCGTACAAAGCACAGTTTTATAGAGAAATAACTCAAGACGATATCATTTGGCTGACGGAATTAAAGATTAAGAAAATATCAAAATACGACATCAGCAAAGTTGAAGAGCGTATAAAAAACATGCAGGAAGCCCTGAAAGAAACACAGAAAAATCTTGCGACTATAATTCCTTATACGATAAAATATTTTGAAAAGATAAAAGAAAAATACGGCAAAGGTAAAGATAGAAGAACCGAGATTGAAAATATAGATTCCATTGATGCTGTAAAAGTTGTAGCTACTTCCTGCAAGTTGTATATTGACATAGAAGAAGGTTTCGCCGGAACCGGATTGAAAAAGGCGGAATATGTTTGCGACTGCTCTGATATTGACGATATTATTTATATCAGAAAAGACGGAACATATCAGGTATCCAAAGTCAGTGATAAATTTTTCGTGGGTAAAGATGTAATTTATGTTAACGTATTCCGAAAGAATGATAATCGTACCATTTATAATTGCGTTTATCAAGACGGACCAAACGGAGCGTATTTTGTAAAAAGATTTCCGATTACCGGAATTACTCGCGATAAGGAATATTACATCACAAACGGAAAATCCAATTCCAAAATCATTTACCTCAATGTTAGACCGAACGGTGAAGCTGAGACAATAAAAGTCACTCTCCGTCCCAAACCTAAACTCAGAAACCTCAACTTTGAATATGATTTTAAAGATTTGGCAATCAAAGGTAAAAATTCGAAAGGGAATATATTAACCAAACACAGTGTCAAGAAAATTCAGATTAAAGATGAAGGCGTTTCCACTCTCGAAGCTTTGAAAGTTTGGTTTGATGATTCGGTTAAAAGACTTAACACGGATGGCAGAGGAAATTTTATAGGCGGTTTTGAAGGTGATGATAAAATTATGTGCGCGTTCGCCGACGGCACTTTCAGAATTATCAATTTCGATATAACAAATCATTTTGACGATATACCTATTTATATAGAGAAGCATCATCCTTTGAGAATTTACTCCGTGATTTATTACTCCGGAGAGAAAAGAAAAACTTATGTAAAGAGATTTCAGCTCGAAAATATTGAGGTATTCGGTTCGCTTCTCGACGGCCATCCCGACTCAAGATTACTGAATTTCTTCTATGAAGACCATCCGAGGATTGCACTTGTTTATCCTGAAAACAAGAAAGTTCCGCATTACTATGAAATGGTTGAACTGGATACTTTCATCGAACCGAAAGGCTACACAGCCAAAGGGAAAAGATTGACGGACAAAGACTTTGAAGAGATTTTAATACTCAAACCTTATTATCCCGACAGAACAATATTTAATGAAGATATTATTGCCGGAAATCAGGAAGATAATATTGAAGATGAAACTTCTGAAAATACGGAGAACACTGATAATGATGATAATTTGAAAAATAATACGGACATCAATAATTCTAGTGATAATAATGGAGATAATTTGCCTCCATTAGTTGCTCCCGAAGGTTTAGAAGAAGATGATGATGTACAATTATCGTTGTTTTAA